Proteins from one Hydrogenophaga sp. SL48 genomic window:
- a CDS encoding LysR family transcriptional regulator: MEFRHLRCFTVLAEELHFGRAAQRLAMTQPPLSLNIQQLEASVGARLFERNSRGVALTAAGLAFLPRAQALLEQAATAAREARDVGQGLAGQLQIGFAGTVLYRGLPQVLRDFAAAHPKLRLALRELSSSEQLVELVHDRLDLGFVHTTRVPAGFSQILVSSQPFMACLPSSHPLAKKKLLSLDQLKGEAFAIVMRAVSPDYHDRILAACADAGFEPSLALELRHWLSVVSVIAQGLGVGLVPAALQQAGLPGVAFVPLAQPLAPYDTHCLWRTGRDQAALGAFLAAVREVAAR, encoded by the coding sequence ATGGAATTTCGCCACCTGCGCTGTTTCACCGTGCTCGCCGAGGAGCTGCACTTTGGCCGCGCCGCCCAGCGCCTGGCCATGACGCAGCCGCCGCTCTCGCTCAACATCCAGCAGCTCGAAGCCTCGGTGGGCGCGCGCCTGTTCGAGCGCAACAGCCGTGGCGTGGCGCTTACCGCCGCCGGGCTGGCCTTTCTGCCGCGCGCGCAGGCGCTGCTGGAGCAGGCGGCCACGGCGGCGCGCGAGGCGCGCGACGTGGGGCAGGGGCTGGCCGGGCAGTTGCAGATCGGCTTTGCCGGCACGGTGCTCTACCGCGGCCTGCCGCAGGTGCTGCGCGACTTTGCCGCCGCGCACCCCAAGTTGCGGCTGGCGCTGCGGGAACTCTCCAGCAGCGAACAACTGGTGGAGCTGGTGCACGACCGGCTCGATCTGGGCTTCGTGCACACCACGCGCGTGCCGGCGGGGTTCTCGCAGATTTTGGTGTCGAGTCAGCCGTTCATGGCCTGCCTGCCGTCATCGCACCCGCTGGCCAAAAAGAAGCTGCTGTCGCTCGATCAACTGAAGGGCGAGGCCTTCGCCATCGTGATGCGCGCCGTCTCGCCCGACTACCACGACCGCATCCTCGCCGCCTGCGCGGACGCGGGCTTCGAGCCGTCGCTGGCGTTGGAGCTGCGGCACTGGCTGAGCGTGGTCTCGGTCATCGCGCAGGGGCTGGGCGTGGGCCTGGTGCCGGCCGCGCTGCAACAGGCCGGCCTGCCCGGCGTGGCCTTCGTGCCGCTGGCCCAGCCGCTGGCGCCCTACGACACGCACTGCCTCTGGCGCACCGGGCGCGATCAGGCCGCGCTCGGGGCGTTTCTGGCGGCGGTGCGCGAGGTGGCGGCGAGGTGA
- a CDS encoding AraC family transcriptional regulator gives MPDPSSTPPAPAPGARSSIVRRLLERAIDSSPHMPPEIPGLMLIRIDQPFLNTCSVYEPCVAVIVQGSKRVTLGDETLCYGEDRYLITSMDLPVRSAVVEASAERPYLGVALRLDWREIASLMLESPAAPAGTVARDSRAMTTGALTTPLLEAFDRLLALLDQPEHIPALAPLIKREIHYRLLTGEAGARLRQIATVDTQSHQVARAIASLNARFNEPLRVETLARESGMSLSTFHHHFKTLTAMSPLQYQKQLRLTEARRLMLSEGMEASTAAFRVGYESPSQFSREYRRSFGAPPSKDVADFRWQQEPVAA, from the coding sequence ATGCCCGATCCTTCCTCCACCCCACCCGCACCCGCACCCGGTGCGCGCTCATCCATCGTCCGGCGTTTGCTGGAGCGGGCGATCGACAGCTCGCCGCACATGCCGCCCGAGATTCCGGGGCTGATGCTGATCCGCATCGACCAGCCCTTCCTGAACACCTGCAGCGTCTACGAACCCTGCGTGGCCGTGATCGTGCAGGGCAGCAAGCGTGTCACGCTGGGCGACGAAACCCTGTGCTACGGCGAAGACCGTTACCTGATCACGTCGATGGACCTGCCGGTGAGGTCGGCGGTGGTTGAAGCCAGCGCCGAGCGCCCGTACCTCGGCGTGGCCCTGCGCCTGGACTGGCGCGAGATCGCCTCGCTGATGCTGGAGTCACCCGCGGCGCCCGCAGGGACCGTGGCCCGCGACAGCCGCGCCATGACCACCGGCGCCCTCACCACGCCCCTGCTCGAAGCCTTCGACCGCCTGCTCGCGCTGCTCGACCAGCCCGAACACATCCCGGCGCTGGCGCCGCTGATCAAGCGCGAGATCCACTACCGCCTGCTCACCGGCGAAGCCGGCGCGCGCCTGCGCCAGATCGCCACCGTGGACACCCAGAGCCACCAGGTCGCGCGCGCCATCGCCAGCCTGAACGCCCGCTTCAACGAACCCTTGCGGGTCGAGACGCTGGCCCGCGAGTCGGGCATGAGCCTCTCGACCTTCCACCACCATTTCAAGACGCTGACGGCCATGAGCCCGCTGCAGTACCAGAAGCAGCTGCGCCTCACCGAGGCGCGCCGCCTCATGCTCTCCGAAGGCATGGAGGCGTCCACCGCCGCGTTTCGCGTGGGCTACGAAAGCCCGTCGCAGTTCAGCCGCGAGTACCGCCGCTCGTTCGGCGCGCCGCCTTCGAAAGACGTGGCCGATTTCCGCTGGCAGCAGGAGCCTGTGGCGGCATGA
- a CDS encoding (2Fe-2S)-binding protein, translating into MTTLQVNGRAQQLDVDPSTPVLWALRDSLGLTGTKFGCGAALCGACTVHVDGQAVRSCVTPIGSVEGKKLTTIEAVTGGTDRVGKAVHAAWVKHDVAQCGYCQSGQIMSATAFLKSLPKGKQPAAADIDAAMAGNVCRCGTYARIRAAVADAARTLA; encoded by the coding sequence ATGACCACCTTGCAAGTCAACGGCCGCGCACAGCAGCTGGACGTCGATCCCTCCACGCCCGTGCTCTGGGCGCTGCGCGATTCGCTGGGCCTGACCGGCACCAAGTTCGGCTGCGGTGCGGCCCTGTGCGGCGCCTGCACCGTGCACGTCGACGGCCAGGCCGTGCGCTCCTGCGTCACGCCCATCGGCAGCGTCGAGGGCAAGAAGCTCACCACCATCGAAGCCGTCACCGGCGGCACCGACCGCGTCGGCAAGGCGGTGCACGCGGCCTGGGTGAAGCACGACGTGGCCCAGTGCGGCTACTGCCAGAGCGGCCAGATCATGAGCGCCACCGCGTTCCTGAAATCGCTGCCCAAGGGCAAACAACCCGCCGCCGCCGACATCGACGCCGCCATGGCCGGCAACGTCTGCCGCTGTGGCACCTACGCCCGCATCCGCGCCGCCGTGGCCGACGCCGCACGCACCCTGGCCTGA
- a CDS encoding xanthine dehydrogenase family protein molybdopterin-binding subunit: MFNDSTQELPRALQLMLARDQDPAPVAELPRRAFLKLGAASGFALGVFPLLSQAQGTAAPAALKPTQLPGAFVAIAADGTVTVTVNRLEFGQGVQTALPMILAEELDADWSKVRSQLGTNDMAYADPMFGMHLTGGSNSIKHSFTQYRELGARARAMLVQAAATRWGVDAASLRTENGAVLGAGGRRLGYGELAEAAMALPVPASVTLKDPKQFRLIGRPTTRLDAAAKSSGRQDFGIDVRRPGQLTAVIARPPVFGAKLKSVDDTAARAVKGVKAVLRVPLDRGAEGVAVIADGYWPAKTARDALKLEWDTAAVEKVDSARQLVQYRELAGQPGAKHFDADMAPLEDPQKRAPKKIEAEFVFPYLAHAPMEPLNCTVELSDQGATLWVGSQMAGLDGMAAARTLGLKPEQVKVLVQSAGGGFGRRAIPTSDYVVEACTIAKAAQAAGLRAPVRTLWSREDDIKGGYYRPMHLHRAQVGFDAEGKVLAWDHVIVGQSILAGSPFEAMMVKNGIDATAVEGMRTPYPLPMRLTVHHPKVNVPVLWWRSVGSTHTAFVMETLIDQIARETSQDPVAYRMKLMGAEHPRHRAALQLAVDKSGYGKKQLPAGRAWGVAVHESFESVVAYVVEASVKDGQPVLHTVTAGVHCNLVVNPRTVEAQVQGAALMGLGMCLPGAAITLKDGVVEQQNFGDYTVARLTDMPAISVHTVPSAEPPTGMGEPGLPPLAPAFANAVSRLTGKPLRELPFKLA; the protein is encoded by the coding sequence ATGTTCAACGACTCCACACAAGAACTCCCGCGCGCCCTGCAACTGATGTTGGCGCGCGACCAAGACCCGGCACCCGTGGCCGAACTGCCGCGCCGCGCCTTCCTCAAGCTCGGTGCCGCCAGCGGCTTTGCGCTGGGCGTGTTCCCGCTGCTGTCGCAAGCGCAAGGCACGGCTGCACCGGCCGCCCTCAAGCCCACGCAGCTGCCCGGCGCCTTCGTGGCCATCGCGGCCGACGGCACCGTCACCGTCACCGTCAACCGCCTCGAATTCGGCCAGGGCGTGCAGACCGCGCTGCCCATGATCCTGGCCGAGGAGCTGGACGCCGACTGGAGCAAGGTGCGCAGCCAGCTGGGCACCAACGACATGGCCTATGCCGACCCGATGTTCGGCATGCACCTGACCGGTGGCTCCAACTCCATCAAGCACAGCTTCACCCAGTACCGCGAGCTGGGCGCGCGTGCCCGCGCCATGCTGGTGCAGGCGGCCGCCACGCGCTGGGGGGTGGACGCCGCCAGCCTGCGCACGGAAAACGGCGCGGTGCTCGGCGCCGGTGGCCGGCGCCTGGGCTACGGTGAGCTGGCCGAAGCCGCGATGGCCTTGCCGGTGCCCGCCAGCGTCACGCTCAAAGACCCGAAGCAGTTCCGCCTGATCGGCCGGCCCACCACCCGGCTGGACGCCGCCGCCAAGAGCAGCGGCCGGCAGGACTTCGGCATCGACGTGCGCCGCCCTGGGCAGCTCACCGCCGTGATCGCGCGCCCGCCGGTGTTCGGCGCCAAGCTGAAGTCGGTGGACGACACGGCGGCGCGCGCCGTCAAGGGCGTGAAGGCGGTGCTGCGCGTGCCGCTGGACCGGGGCGCCGAGGGCGTGGCCGTCATCGCCGACGGTTACTGGCCGGCCAAGACCGCACGCGACGCGCTCAAGCTCGAATGGGACACCGCCGCTGTCGAGAAGGTGGACAGCGCCCGCCAGCTGGTGCAGTACCGCGAACTGGCCGGCCAGCCCGGCGCGAAACACTTCGACGCCGACATGGCGCCGCTCGAAGATCCGCAGAAGAGGGCCCCGAAAAAGATCGAGGCCGAGTTCGTGTTCCCCTACCTGGCGCACGCGCCGATGGAGCCGCTGAATTGCACGGTGGAGCTGTCCGATCAGGGCGCCACGCTGTGGGTCGGGTCGCAAATGGCCGGGCTGGACGGCATGGCCGCTGCGCGCACGCTGGGCCTCAAGCCCGAGCAAGTGAAGGTGCTGGTGCAGTCCGCCGGCGGCGGGTTTGGCCGCCGCGCCATCCCCACCAGCGACTACGTGGTGGAGGCCTGCACCATCGCCAAGGCGGCCCAGGCCGCCGGCCTGCGTGCGCCGGTGCGCACGCTGTGGAGCCGCGAGGACGACATCAAGGGCGGCTACTACCGCCCCATGCACCTCCACCGCGCGCAGGTGGGCTTTGACGCGGAAGGCAAGGTGCTGGCCTGGGACCACGTGATCGTGGGCCAGTCCATCCTGGCCGGTTCGCCCTTCGAGGCGATGATGGTCAAGAACGGCATCGACGCCACCGCAGTGGAGGGCATGCGCACGCCGTACCCGCTGCCCATGCGGCTGACGGTGCACCACCCCAAGGTCAACGTGCCGGTGCTGTGGTGGCGCAGCGTGGGCAGCACCCACACCGCCTTCGTGATGGAAACGCTGATCGACCAGATCGCCCGCGAAACCAGCCAGGACCCGGTGGCCTACCGCATGAAGCTCATGGGCGCCGAGCACCCGCGCCACCGCGCCGCCCTGCAGCTGGCCGTGGACAAAAGCGGCTACGGCAAGAAGCAGTTGCCCGCCGGCCGCGCCTGGGGCGTGGCGGTGCACGAGTCCTTTGAATCGGTGGTGGCCTACGTGGTCGAGGCCTCGGTGAAGGACGGCCAGCCCGTGCTGCACACGGTCACGGCCGGCGTGCACTGCAACCTCGTGGTGAATCCGCGCACGGTGGAGGCACAGGTGCAGGGCGCGGCCCTGATGGGCCTGGGCATGTGCCTGCCGGGGGCGGCCATCACGCTCAAGGACGGTGTGGTCGAGCAGCAGAACTTTGGCGACTACACGGTGGCGCGGTTGACCGACATGCCGGCCATCAGCGTGCACACCGTGCCCAGCGCCGAGCCGCCCACCGGCATGGGCGAACCGGGCCTGCCGCCGCTGGCACCGGCGTTCGCCAACGCGGTGAGCCGCCTGACCGGCAAGCCGCTGCGCGAACTGCCGTTCAAACTGGCCTGA
- a CDS encoding cyclophilin-like fold protein: MKPHFSRRALMACLMITVGTAGAQTASMKGALRIRIDVGGQVLTATLADNPTTRDLMSQLPLVLTAKDFMATEKVAYPPRKLSVDGAPASYTPVEGDLCYYGPWGNLALFYASGKPSPGLVLLGRFDGPVDALRKQGEIAVRIERAR, encoded by the coding sequence GTGAAGCCACACTTTTCACGCAGGGCGCTCATGGCCTGTCTGATGATCACGGTCGGCACTGCCGGGGCGCAAACCGCGTCGATGAAGGGCGCCCTGCGCATCCGCATCGACGTTGGCGGACAGGTGCTCACAGCCACCTTGGCCGACAACCCGACCACGCGGGACCTCATGTCGCAGCTGCCGCTGGTGCTGACCGCCAAGGACTTCATGGCGACCGAGAAGGTTGCCTATCCCCCGCGCAAGCTGTCGGTGGATGGGGCGCCAGCGTCCTACACGCCAGTGGAAGGCGACCTGTGCTACTACGGACCGTGGGGCAACCTGGCCTTGTTCTATGCGTCCGGAAAGCCCTCGCCGGGTCTGGTGCTTCTGGGTCGGTTCGATGGCCCTGTTGACGCTCTGCGGAAACAAGGCGAAATCGCGGTGCGGATCGAGCGGGCCCGGTAG
- a CDS encoding XdhC family protein: MEDLDTQVLRSAQAWHTAGLPVLLVTVTRTWGSSPRPPGSLMAINGRGETVGSVSGGCIEDDLIRRVREEGLDAVCAQGRPATLRYGISADQAHRFGLPCGGTVELVLEPVAAHSQLALLLQANLERRSTQRRLDLRSGAVELQPGRRDGVPELSDDALVTHFGPRHRLILIGAGDLSRFLSQMALSLNFEVIVCDPREEQRASWSLDGVTLSHEMPDDLVLRLQPDARTAVVALTHDPKLDDLALIDALQSEAFYVGAIGSRRHTALRRERLREHFGLGEAELDALHGPAGLYIGSKTPAEIALSIMAEVVAAKNGLQRAALVPVAEGKAAQPGGGVSPVELPASCAV, translated from the coding sequence ATGGAAGATCTCGACACCCAGGTCCTGCGCAGCGCGCAGGCCTGGCACACAGCGGGCCTGCCCGTGTTGCTCGTCACGGTGACGCGCACCTGGGGCTCGTCGCCCCGGCCGCCGGGCTCGCTCATGGCCATCAACGGCCGGGGTGAAACCGTGGGCTCGGTCTCGGGTGGCTGCATCGAGGACGACCTGATCCGCCGCGTGCGCGAGGAGGGCCTGGACGCGGTGTGCGCCCAGGGCCGGCCCGCCACGCTGCGCTACGGCATCTCGGCCGACCAGGCACACCGCTTCGGCCTGCCCTGCGGCGGCACGGTGGAGCTGGTGCTGGAGCCGGTGGCCGCGCACAGCCAGTTGGCGCTGCTGCTGCAGGCCAACCTGGAGCGGCGCAGCACCCAGCGACGGCTGGACCTGCGCAGCGGCGCGGTGGAGCTGCAACCGGGCCGGCGCGACGGTGTGCCCGAGCTGAGCGACGACGCGCTGGTCACGCACTTCGGGCCGCGCCACCGGCTGATCCTCATCGGCGCGGGTGACCTCTCGCGCTTCCTGAGCCAGATGGCGCTGAGCCTGAATTTCGAGGTCATCGTCTGCGACCCGCGCGAGGAACAGCGCGCCAGCTGGTCACTCGACGGCGTGACCCTCAGCCACGAGATGCCGGACGACCTGGTGCTGCGCCTGCAGCCCGACGCGCGCACGGCGGTGGTGGCGCTGACGCACGACCCCAAGCTCGACGACCTGGCGCTGATCGACGCGCTGCAGTCCGAGGCCTTCTACGTCGGCGCCATCGGCTCGCGGCGCCACACCGCGCTGCGGCGCGAGCGCCTGCGCGAACACTTCGGCCTCGGCGAGGCCGAGCTGGACGCGCTGCACGGGCCGGCCGGCCTGTACATCGGCAGTAAGACACCGGCCGAGATCGCGCTGTCCATCATGGCCGAGGTGGTTGCGGCGAAGAACGGCTTGCAGCGGGCCGCGCTGGTGCCGGTGGCCGAGGGCAAGGCGGCGCAGCCGGGCGGCGGCGTGTCGCCGGTGGAACTGCCTGCCAGTTGCGCGGTGTGA
- the msrA gene encoding peptide-methionine (S)-S-oxide reductase MsrA, with protein sequence MNHSTIVLGGGCFWCTESVYKEVRGVTDVESGYSNGQVPQPSYEDVCTGETGCNEVVKLTYDPAVISTREILEIFFVVHDPTTLNRQGNDSGTQYRSGIYFTDDEQRATAQALIHELTAENAFGRPIVTELLPLANYWPAEDYHQDFFERNPHQGYCMAVAAPKVAKFRKTFARLAK encoded by the coding sequence ATGAACCATTCAACCATCGTGCTCGGGGGCGGCTGCTTCTGGTGCACCGAGAGCGTGTACAAGGAAGTGCGCGGCGTGACGGACGTCGAGTCCGGCTACAGCAACGGCCAGGTGCCCCAGCCCAGCTACGAAGACGTGTGCACCGGCGAGACCGGCTGCAACGAGGTGGTGAAGCTGACCTACGACCCGGCGGTCATCAGCACCCGCGAGATCCTGGAGATCTTCTTCGTGGTCCACGACCCGACCACGCTGAACCGCCAGGGCAACGACAGCGGCACCCAGTACCGCAGCGGCATCTACTTCACCGACGACGAACAGCGGGCCACCGCGCAGGCGCTGATTCACGAGCTGACGGCCGAGAACGCGTTTGGCCGACCCATCGTGACCGAGCTGCTGCCGCTGGCCAACTACTGGCCCGCCGAGGACTACCACCAGGACTTCTTCGAGCGCAACCCGCACCAGGGTTACTGCATGGCCGTGGCGGCGCCCAAGGTGGCGAAGTTCAGGAAAACCTTCGCGCGGCTCGCGAAATAA
- a CDS encoding EamA family transporter, with amino-acid sequence MPITHLLLALAVVFVWGTNFVVIRWGLDGLPPFLFATLRFAFSALPWLLFVPRPTAPWRKMAAFGVLLGVGQFGLLFLAMQGHISPGLASLVVQIQVFFTIGLSLALMGERVRGFQVVGLLLALAGLGVIALNLNAAVVTWLGLGLVMSAAFFWAGANLVVKSLGPVNMLHFMVWSSVFAVPPLLAISWLVEGPALMQSAIMQATPLVWASVLWQALGNTLFGYGVWNWLLARHPAATVAPLALLVPVFGMGASALSLGESLPGWKLGAAALVLGGLAVIVLWPRLRARLST; translated from the coding sequence TTGCCGATCACCCACCTGTTGCTCGCCCTTGCGGTGGTGTTTGTCTGGGGCACCAACTTCGTGGTCATCCGCTGGGGCCTGGACGGTCTGCCGCCCTTTCTGTTTGCCACGCTGCGGTTCGCTTTTTCTGCCCTGCCCTGGCTGCTGTTCGTGCCGCGGCCCACCGCGCCGTGGCGCAAGATGGCCGCGTTCGGTGTGCTGCTGGGCGTGGGCCAGTTCGGCCTGCTGTTCCTGGCCATGCAGGGCCACATCTCGCCCGGGCTGGCGTCGCTGGTGGTGCAGATCCAGGTGTTTTTCACCATCGGACTGTCGCTCGCGCTCATGGGCGAGCGCGTGCGCGGCTTTCAGGTGGTGGGCCTGCTGCTGGCGCTGGCCGGGCTGGGTGTGATCGCCTTGAACCTGAACGCGGCCGTGGTCACCTGGCTGGGGCTGGGCCTGGTGATGTCGGCCGCCTTCTTCTGGGCCGGCGCCAACCTGGTGGTGAAGTCGCTCGGGCCGGTGAACATGCTGCATTTCATGGTCTGGAGCAGCGTGTTCGCGGTGCCGCCGCTGCTGGCGATCTCATGGCTGGTCGAAGGGCCGGCGCTGATGCAGAGCGCCATCATGCAAGCCACGCCGCTGGTCTGGGCCAGCGTGCTCTGGCAGGCGCTGGGCAACACGCTCTTTGGCTACGGCGTGTGGAACTGGCTGCTCGCCCGCCACCCGGCCGCGACCGTGGCGCCGCTGGCGCTGCTGGTGCCGGTGTTTGGCATGGGCGCCTCGGCGCTGTCGCTGGGCGAAAGCTTGCCGGGCTGGAAGCTGGGCGCGGCGGCGCTGGTGCTCGGCGGCCTGGCCGTGATTGTCTTGTGGCCCCGGCTTCGGGCTCGCCTGAGCACCTGA
- a CDS encoding metal ABC transporter substrate-binding protein, translating into MNPSLRHHLIASAIGAAFAALSPALQAQTSAPIKAVASFSILGDLVKQVGGERVAVNVLVGPGSDAHVFQPTPSQARLVGQAQIVFSNGLGFEGWMGRLLNTASYKGRHVVASRGIKPIHAEGEHDHKTKDHHEENDPHAWQSVPNVMVYVGNIAKGLCEADAAGCDTFQRNAATYSAELQALDTDIQRAWGAIPATQRKVITSHDAFGYYAQAYGVKFLAPQGVSTESEASAKGVAQLVRQIKKEQIKALFVESISDPRLIAQIGRETGVQPAGELFSDSLSDARGPATTYVAMMRANTTALTQAIKGH; encoded by the coding sequence ATGAACCCTTCTCTGCGCCATCACCTCATCGCCTCCGCCATCGGTGCGGCCTTTGCCGCGCTCAGCCCCGCGCTGCAGGCCCAGACCTCAGCGCCCATCAAGGCCGTCGCCAGCTTCAGCATCCTCGGCGACCTGGTCAAACAGGTCGGCGGCGAGCGTGTGGCGGTGAACGTGCTGGTCGGTCCCGGCAGCGACGCGCATGTGTTCCAGCCCACCCCCTCGCAGGCCCGGCTGGTCGGCCAGGCGCAGATCGTGTTTTCAAACGGTCTGGGCTTCGAAGGCTGGATGGGCCGCCTGCTCAACACCGCCAGCTACAAGGGCAGGCATGTGGTGGCCAGCCGCGGCATCAAGCCCATCCATGCCGAAGGCGAGCACGACCACAAGACCAAAGACCACCACGAAGAGAACGACCCCCACGCCTGGCAATCCGTACCCAACGTGATGGTCTACGTGGGCAACATCGCCAAGGGTCTGTGCGAGGCCGACGCAGCGGGATGCGACACCTTCCAACGCAACGCCGCCACCTACAGCGCCGAGCTCCAGGCGCTGGACACCGACATCCAGCGCGCCTGGGGTGCCATCCCCGCCACACAACGCAAGGTCATCACCTCGCACGACGCCTTCGGCTACTACGCCCAGGCCTATGGTGTGAAGTTCCTGGCGCCCCAGGGGGTGAGCACCGAGAGCGAGGCCTCGGCCAAGGGCGTGGCGCAACTGGTGCGCCAGATCAAGAAAGAACAGATCAAGGCCTTGTTCGTCGAGAGCATCTCCGACCCGCGCCTGATCGCGCAGATCGGCCGCGAGACCGGCGTCCAACCCGCGGGTGAACTGTTCTCCGACTCGCTGTCCGACGCCAGAGGCCCGGCCACCACCTACGTGGCGATGATGCGCGCCAACACCACCGCGCTCACGCAAGCCATCAAAGGCCACTGA
- a CDS encoding metal ABC transporter permease, whose translation MRSALLGCVALSLSAAPVGVFLMLRRMSLTGDAMAHAILPGAAIGYLVAGLSLTAMTIGGVFAGLAVAVGSGLVSRNTVLREDTSLAAFYLLSLALGVLIVSVRGNSVDLLHVLFGTVLALDDAALRLLGGISAVTLVSLALLYRPLVLECLDPGFLRQVSRWSPVAHHGFLCLLVINLVAGFHALGTLMAVGIMVLPAATARFWVRRLVPLLLLATALALAASLSGLLLSYHADLPTSPVIVLSLGVAYLLSLLFAPHGALRHQRPATSHLQA comes from the coding sequence ATGCGCAGCGCGCTGCTCGGCTGCGTGGCGCTGTCGCTCAGCGCCGCGCCGGTGGGTGTGTTCCTGATGCTGCGCCGCATGAGTCTCACGGGCGACGCCATGGCCCACGCCATCCTGCCCGGCGCGGCCATCGGTTACCTGGTGGCCGGGCTGTCGCTCACGGCCATGACGATCGGCGGCGTGTTCGCTGGCCTGGCGGTGGCCGTGGGGTCCGGGCTGGTCTCGCGCAACACCGTGCTGCGCGAAGACACCAGCCTCGCGGCCTTTTACCTGCTCTCGCTGGCGCTGGGTGTGCTCATCGTCTCGGTGAGAGGCAACAGCGTGGACCTGCTGCACGTGCTGTTCGGCACCGTGCTCGCGCTGGACGACGCGGCGTTGCGGCTGCTCGGCGGCATCAGCGCGGTCACGCTCGTCTCGCTCGCCCTGCTGTACCGACCGCTGGTGCTCGAATGCCTCGACCCGGGTTTTCTGCGCCAGGTCAGCCGCTGGAGCCCGGTGGCGCACCATGGCTTTCTCTGTCTGCTGGTGATCAACCTCGTGGCCGGCTTTCACGCGCTGGGCACGCTCATGGCGGTGGGCATCATGGTGTTGCCCGCCGCCACCGCGCGCTTCTGGGTGCGCCGCCTCGTCCCATTGCTGCTGCTCGCCACCGCGCTCGCGCTGGCCGCCAGCCTCAGCGGCCTGCTGCTCTCGTACCACGCCGACCTGCCCACCAGCCCGGTGATCGTGCTCAGCCTCGGCGTGGCCTACCTGCTGTCGCTGCTCTTCGCCCCGCACGGCGCGCTGCGCCACCAGCGCCCCGCCACTTCCCACCTGCAAGCCTGA
- the aztA gene encoding zinc ABC transporter ATP-binding protein AztA produces the protein MPHPHADPTAPVIDLHNLTLGHDRHPAVHHLSARIPPGSLVALVGPNGAGKSTLIKALAGALRPISGSVSGLAGQRIAWLPQHSGLDPSFPIDVRGMVAMGLWHRVGVIGRFTAEHRRLCEEALAAVGLTGFESRGLDTLSGGQLQRALFARLILQDAPVVLLDEPFSAVDNRTSADLLALLHRWKHQGKTVIVVLHDLAQVRAHFPLTLLLARELVAFGPTAGVLTDAHWAQAQRMREPFEDDVPPCVASTASHTAAHAGAQAAGALA, from the coding sequence ATGCCCCACCCCCACGCCGACCCGACAGCCCCGGTGATCGACCTGCACAACCTCACCCTCGGCCACGACCGCCACCCCGCCGTGCACCATCTGAGCGCGCGCATTCCGCCGGGTTCGCTGGTGGCGCTGGTCGGCCCCAACGGCGCGGGCAAGTCCACGCTGATCAAGGCGCTGGCGGGCGCGCTGCGCCCCATCAGCGGCAGCGTGAGTGGCCTGGCGGGGCAGCGCATCGCCTGGCTGCCCCAGCACAGCGGGCTGGACCCGAGCTTTCCCATCGACGTGCGCGGCATGGTGGCCATGGGCCTGTGGCACCGCGTGGGGGTGATCGGGCGCTTCACCGCCGAACACCGCCGCCTCTGCGAGGAGGCGCTGGCCGCGGTCGGCCTCACCGGCTTTGAGTCGCGCGGGCTGGACACGCTCTCGGGCGGCCAGTTGCAGCGCGCCCTGTTTGCCCGGCTGATCCTTCAAGACGCGCCGGTGGTGTTGCTCGACGAACCCTTCTCCGCTGTGGACAACCGCACCAGCGCCGACCTGCTGGCCCTGCTGCACCGATGGAAGCACCAGGGCAAGACGGTGATCGTGGTGCTGCACGACCTGGCGCAGGTGCGCGCGCACTTCCCGCTCACCCTGCTGCTGGCGCGCGAGCTGGTGGCGTTTGGCCCCACCGCCGGGGTGCTGACCGACGCGCACTGGGCGCAAGCGCAGCGCATGCGAGAGCCGTTTGAGGACGACGTGCCGCCGTGCGTGGCATCAACGGCCTCGCACACCGCCGCTCACGCCGGCGCCCAGGCGGCCGGGGCCCTGGCATGA
- a CDS encoding Fur family transcriptional regulator, whose translation MSTRPAKESVLVPPEIQTRLEAAGLRRTLATRAVLGLFLANPQGTLSHAQALVSLTARGLDINRVTLYRLLDRLAACGVLQRHADDGARTWRYGLADTGEGLAPRFECDACHRQFRLTEASAPTQAVASDLFRTLAGMGHQGLRVDVSIHGTCASCVPSADGAHGGEPLP comes from the coding sequence ATGTCCACCCGTCCAGCCAAAGAATCCGTCCTGGTGCCCCCCGAAATCCAGACCCGTCTGGAAGCGGCCGGGCTGCGCCGCACCCTGGCCACGCGCGCCGTGCTCGGCCTGTTCCTCGCGAATCCGCAGGGCACGCTGAGCCATGCGCAGGCGTTGGTTTCGCTCACCGCGCGGGGGCTGGACATCAACCGCGTCACGCTCTACCGCCTGCTCGACCGCCTGGCCGCCTGCGGCGTGTTGCAGCGCCACGCCGACGATGGCGCGCGCACCTGGCGTTACGGTCTGGCCGACACCGGCGAAGGCCTGGCGCCGCGCTTCGAATGCGATGCCTGTCACCGCCAGTTCCGCCTCACCGAGGCCAGCGCGCCGACCCAGGCCGTGGCGAGCGACCTGTTCCGCACGCTGGCCGGGATGGGCCATCAGGGCTTGCGCGTCGATGTGTCGATCCACGGCACCTGCGCGAGCTGCGTGCCGTCCGCCGACGGCGCCCATGGCGGGGAACCCTTGCCGTGA